One window from the genome of Bacillus weihaiensis encodes:
- a CDS encoding antibiotic biosynthesis monooxygenase family protein, producing the protein MNFFITYGTTDYLKKIVNQHTDQKLLLLENPDTATLFHETEGSSVFNEPKKYEVLDSTGEMMNGTFAVLNNIPVTQEGRPLFEKRFSERARLIEKEPGFSAIRVLRPLASDTYIILTLWESEKHFKAWQDSKAYEHAHKKRGTDQGVDQQSIFPRPSYVTTYYSVDKED; encoded by the coding sequence ATGAACTTTTTTATTACATATGGTACGACAGACTATCTAAAGAAAATCGTCAATCAACATACAGACCAAAAGCTACTCCTGCTTGAAAACCCTGACACAGCTACTCTTTTCCATGAAACAGAAGGCTCTTCTGTATTTAATGAGCCTAAGAAATATGAGGTTTTAGATTCAACTGGGGAAATGATGAACGGTACATTTGCTGTTTTAAATAATATTCCTGTTACACAAGAAGGAAGACCGCTATTTGAAAAAAGATTTAGTGAACGTGCCCGCTTAATTGAAAAAGAGCCTGGTTTTTCTGCTATTCGTGTTTTACGTCCATTAGCAAGTGACACATATATCATTTTAACGTTATGGGAAAGCGAAAAACATTTTAAAGCGTGGCAAGATTCAAAAGCTTACGAGCATGCTCATAAAAAGCGTGGAACTGATCAAGGTGTCGATCAGCAATCCATTTTTCCTCGACCATCTTATGTGACAACCTATTATTCAGTAGACAAGGAAGACTAA
- a CDS encoding carbohydrate binding domain-containing protein produces MKKLLAILLCVLLILPHAGMAVENAEQNQSDDWNLVWADEFDGTHIDKSKWTYDIGNWIVDGDGNGIAPGWGNNELEYYTDSAENSFIRDGKLVIKAVKEKTEDEFGSYEYTSAKLKTKGLFSKKYGKFEARIKLPEGQGYWPAFWLLPENDVYGGWAASGEIDIMEAAGAKTDEIGGTIHYGDVYPNNVYKGASYHFPEGESITDFHTYSIEWEPGEIRWYVDGNLYQTLDNWYSKSKNNAANYSFPAPFDQEFYMILNLAVGGWYGGNPDQSTSFPGEMEIDYVRVYELEGRDYQTPVEPNVEKVELPPHAKQPLEDGNFIYDRQYEKGFTKVIEEDEALDSTYWNFVQLPSFGGKGQISATQLNDQTFAKVDIENPGNALWSLQKIQQIPAATGATYKVSFDAKSTSTRNMKVKVSGGADRGWTKYSNEEAIELTSTLKTYSFTFDMTHETDLAARLEFNMGANGTSPIWIGNVKVEDITGQQDHDVLKEPLPDGNHIYNGTFDQGKIDRMTYWDFLSEGNAEALGSVNEEIRNFKATIINGGETSSDIKLKQSGIQFAKGNTYKLTFKAKSDQSRSLEVDIRGKDGLQSYHLDSVNLTTEMEEKTVEFLIPESYEDSEGQLIFYLGGNQGDIFIDDVTLLNTDRKLVAPEVLNGEFTENLDGWTPYVHFDANAQISHENGEAKASITNQGNEEWSVILEQKGLKFSEGEEYVISFDIRSTLNRKIIFSLENNEYKRYLSETVDVTEEMENVQYKLVMPENDTLNLKFQMGKYGGVPHDLYIDHVKIALAEEETQEDPPTSEEEMTPELDNGTFDEGLKHWNQWWGDQWSGLAQGNATIDDGTLVVDLLKTGATSYSPQIFQKGIQFKQGETYKVSFDGKVDEARKLNVNIGKELAEDPWFVPFAPSKTFDLTNEMTTYSYTFEMTEQSFDDGKLVFELGNIEGGNTATKIYLDNISIEPAIASEEDVPTEEDESTEEEIKDKEQDDDAMNNEGDNSDSSNEFSSDNENHPATSEEKESLSPTSDDSKNGSDEVPAYDKVEGDGENQLPQTATRMFERLLVGILICGIGGFLLVKKRRMN; encoded by the coding sequence TTGAAAAAACTACTAGCTATTTTGTTATGTGTATTACTTATTTTACCTCATGCCGGAATGGCAGTTGAAAATGCAGAGCAAAATCAATCAGATGATTGGAATTTAGTATGGGCAGATGAGTTTGATGGTACTCACATTGACAAATCTAAATGGACATATGATATAGGGAATTGGATTGTAGATGGAGATGGAAACGGTATTGCTCCGGGATGGGGTAACAATGAACTTGAATACTACACTGATTCGGCTGAAAATTCTTTTATTAGAGATGGGAAGCTCGTAATAAAAGCGGTAAAAGAGAAAACAGAGGATGAATTTGGCTCTTATGAGTACACTTCAGCTAAATTAAAAACAAAAGGATTGTTTAGTAAGAAATATGGAAAATTCGAAGCGAGAATAAAGCTCCCAGAAGGGCAAGGATATTGGCCTGCATTTTGGTTGCTCCCTGAAAATGACGTATATGGTGGTTGGGCTGCATCAGGAGAGATTGATATTATGGAAGCTGCAGGAGCGAAAACGGATGAAATCGGTGGAACAATCCATTATGGTGATGTTTATCCTAATAATGTATATAAGGGAGCATCATATCATTTTCCAGAGGGAGAATCAATTACTGACTTTCATACCTATTCTATTGAATGGGAGCCAGGTGAAATTCGTTGGTATGTTGATGGAAACCTCTATCAAACGCTAGATAATTGGTACAGTAAAAGCAAAAACAACGCAGCAAATTATTCGTTTCCGGCTCCATTTGATCAAGAATTCTACATGATTTTAAACTTGGCTGTAGGAGGCTGGTATGGAGGGAATCCTGACCAGTCAACCTCGTTTCCAGGTGAAATGGAAATAGATTATGTCCGCGTATATGAGCTCGAAGGAAGAGACTATCAAACTCCTGTTGAGCCAAATGTAGAAAAAGTTGAATTACCACCACATGCGAAACAACCATTAGAGGACGGAAACTTTATCTATGACCGACAATATGAAAAGGGTTTTACTAAAGTGATAGAAGAAGATGAAGCATTAGATTCTACTTATTGGAATTTTGTCCAACTACCTAGTTTTGGTGGAAAAGGTCAAATCTCAGCTACACAACTAAATGACCAGACTTTTGCAAAGGTTGATATAGAGAATCCTGGGAATGCTCTATGGTCATTGCAGAAAATCCAACAAATACCAGCTGCAACGGGAGCAACATATAAGGTAAGCTTTGACGCAAAATCCACCAGCACCCGAAATATGAAGGTAAAGGTATCCGGTGGAGCAGATCGAGGGTGGACGAAATACTCAAATGAAGAAGCAATTGAGTTAACGAGTACTTTGAAAACCTATTCCTTTACTTTTGATATGACCCATGAAACGGACCTTGCAGCGAGACTTGAGTTTAATATGGGAGCAAATGGGACAAGCCCAATTTGGATCGGGAATGTTAAGGTAGAAGACATAACGGGACAACAAGATCATGATGTATTGAAAGAGCCACTTCCAGATGGGAATCATATCTATAACGGCACTTTTGACCAAGGCAAGATAGATAGAATGACGTACTGGGACTTTCTCTCAGAAGGAAATGCAGAAGCTTTAGGATCGGTAAATGAAGAAATAAGAAACTTTAAAGCAACCATTATCAATGGTGGCGAAACATCGTCTGATATTAAGCTGAAGCAAAGCGGAATTCAATTTGCTAAGGGGAACACCTATAAATTAACCTTTAAGGCAAAGTCTGATCAATCCAGATCATTGGAAGTGGATATTAGAGGGAAAGATGGGCTGCAAAGCTATCATTTAGATTCTGTTAATCTAACAACTGAGATGGAAGAAAAAACAGTTGAGTTTTTGATTCCAGAGTCATATGAAGACAGTGAAGGTCAGCTGATATTCTATTTAGGTGGAAATCAAGGAGATATTTTCATAGATGATGTAACATTACTAAATACAGATCGCAAACTCGTAGCTCCTGAGGTACTTAACGGTGAGTTTACGGAAAATCTAGATGGATGGACACCCTATGTTCATTTTGATGCAAACGCACAAATTAGTCACGAAAATGGTGAAGCTAAAGCTTCCATAACGAATCAAGGTAATGAAGAATGGAGTGTTATTCTCGAACAAAAAGGATTGAAATTCAGTGAAGGGGAAGAGTATGTCATTTCTTTTGATATCCGTTCAACCTTAAATCGAAAGATCATATTCTCCTTAGAAAACAATGAATATAAAAGATATCTCTCTGAAACTGTAGATGTAACAGAGGAAATGGAAAACGTTCAATATAAGTTGGTGATGCCAGAAAATGACACATTGAACCTAAAGTTTCAAATGGGAAAATACGGTGGGGTTCCACATGATCTTTATATTGATCATGTAAAAATTGCCTTGGCTGAAGAGGAAACACAAGAAGATCCTCCAACCTCTGAGGAAGAAATGACACCAGAGTTAGATAACGGAACGTTTGATGAAGGATTAAAGCATTGGAACCAATGGTGGGGTGATCAATGGAGTGGGCTTGCTCAAGGAAATGCCACTATTGATGACGGTACTTTAGTTGTTGATTTACTAAAGACAGGAGCCACCTCCTATTCACCACAAATTTTTCAAAAGGGAATTCAGTTCAAACAAGGTGAGACATACAAAGTATCGTTTGACGGAAAAGTGGATGAAGCAAGGAAATTGAATGTAAATATAGGAAAAGAGTTAGCAGAGGACCCTTGGTTTGTTCCATTTGCTCCTTCAAAAACATTTGACTTAACGAACGAAATGACAACATATAGCTACACATTTGAAATGACAGAACAATCATTTGATGATGGAAAGCTTGTATTTGAACTTGGTAATATTGAAGGTGGGAATACAGCAACCAAAATATATCTGGATAACATTTCAATCGAGCCTGCCATTGCTTCTGAAGAAGATGTTCCTACAGAAGAGGATGAGAGTACGGAGGAAGAGATAAAAGATAAAGAACAAGATGATGATGCTATGAATAATGAAGGAGATAACTCTGACTCTAGCAACGAGTTTAGTTCTGACAATGAAAACCATCCGGCAACATCAGAAGAAAAAGAGTCACTATCTCCGACTAGTGATGATTCGAAAAATGGGTCAGATGAGGTACCAGCTTATGATAAAGTAGAAGGTGATGGTGAAAATCAATTGCCTCAAACAGCGACAAGGATGTTCGAGAGATTGCTAGTTGGTATTCTTATATGTGGAATTGGTGGATTTTTACTAGTTAAAAAAAGAAGAATGAACTAA
- a CDS encoding transglycosylase domain-containing protein, with product MKKKLLLSLVAGIATVTIGLVGYLFIILMGDYVIDEKKLVMNTASTLVDKDGQEITKLFLENRELVDIAEVPDHVQQAFVSVEDQRFYEHHGIDMKAIGRALYKDILAGGKVEGGSTITQQLAKNIFLTNDKTILRKTKEAIIAVNLENRYSKKKLLEMYLNQVYFGHGAYGIQSAANYYFNKEVSELTLEEGALLAGIPKAPTTYSPLNHPEKSKGRRDVILSLMGDQEYISYEEVVRTQGKTIHLQVNEKQESPWLATYVDMVLDEAEEKYALSNDELFRGGYTITVPLHTELQKTAYELFQKNEYFPGTDEFAQGAFVLLDNKTGGVIAAIGGRDYVPKGLNRLTINRQPGSTFKPIAVYAPALEMGLFTPYSLLKDEKLTYGQYTPQNFDQQYDGEVSMFDALITSKNAAAVWTLSELGIHESKNYLKEVGISIKDDGLAIALGGLSEGVSPIQMANAYRAFAEKGSFSEHHLIEEMRTQDKEVVAPIKPEPKKVYSEQTAWNMTRMLQHVVSEGTATSGAFNGELAGKTGTTSYKAVNGASKDAWFVGYTENIVGALWMGYDKTDEHHYLKHGSSYPTKLFKDILSTAKVDQNVAFVKPEEANELEAPIRMQAIDRVDAKYTFKPLGLITLTLNWDVQDDKRIEYRVYEDSEEGQKLVGSVTGEGMYEIPYFNVFSDRSYYVAPYNTQTNEEGEWIKSVKPTLFSSNN from the coding sequence ATGAAAAAGAAACTTCTTTTATCTCTCGTTGCAGGCATTGCAACCGTAACGATTGGTCTTGTCGGCTATTTGTTTATTATCCTTATGGGTGATTATGTCATCGATGAAAAGAAACTAGTGATGAATACAGCTTCTACACTTGTGGATAAAGATGGGCAGGAGATTACGAAGCTATTCCTTGAAAATCGGGAGCTTGTTGATATAGCGGAAGTACCTGATCATGTGCAGCAAGCCTTTGTATCAGTTGAGGATCAACGATTTTATGAGCACCATGGGATTGATATGAAAGCGATAGGTCGAGCTTTGTATAAAGATATCCTTGCGGGTGGAAAGGTTGAGGGGGGGAGTACTATTACTCAGCAGCTTGCAAAAAATATCTTTTTAACAAATGATAAAACAATCTTAAGAAAAACAAAGGAAGCAATTATTGCAGTCAATCTTGAAAATCGATATAGCAAGAAAAAATTGTTAGAAATGTACTTGAATCAAGTTTATTTTGGACATGGGGCATATGGTATTCAGTCCGCTGCAAACTACTATTTTAATAAAGAGGTTTCAGAGCTCACCCTTGAAGAAGGGGCGTTATTGGCAGGAATCCCTAAAGCTCCAACTACTTATTCACCACTCAATCATCCTGAGAAAAGCAAGGGAAGAAGAGACGTTATTCTTAGCTTGATGGGTGACCAAGAGTATATCAGCTATGAAGAGGTTGTTAGAACTCAAGGTAAAACGATACACCTACAAGTGAATGAAAAACAGGAAAGTCCTTGGCTTGCAACATATGTGGATATGGTGTTGGATGAAGCAGAGGAAAAGTATGCCTTATCCAATGATGAATTATTCAGAGGAGGCTATACAATTACTGTTCCTCTTCATACAGAACTACAAAAAACAGCCTATGAGCTATTTCAGAAAAATGAATATTTCCCTGGAACAGATGAGTTTGCACAAGGGGCTTTTGTCTTACTAGATAATAAAACAGGTGGAGTGATTGCGGCTATAGGAGGGCGTGATTATGTCCCAAAAGGGTTAAATCGACTGACTATAAATAGGCAGCCAGGGTCGACATTTAAACCGATTGCGGTATACGCGCCGGCGCTTGAAATGGGGCTATTTACTCCATACTCCTTATTAAAGGATGAAAAACTAACTTATGGTCAATACACACCGCAAAATTTTGATCAGCAATATGATGGAGAGGTTTCTATGTTTGATGCCCTTATTACCTCGAAAAATGCTGCTGCTGTTTGGACATTATCAGAACTTGGTATACATGAAAGTAAAAACTATCTGAAAGAAGTAGGCATCTCTATTAAAGACGATGGGCTAGCTATTGCGCTTGGTGGATTATCCGAAGGTGTAAGTCCAATCCAAATGGCCAACGCCTACCGAGCATTTGCTGAAAAAGGTAGCTTTAGTGAACATCATTTAATTGAAGAAATGAGAACACAGGACAAAGAGGTGGTTGCTCCTATTAAGCCTGAACCGAAAAAAGTCTATTCAGAACAAACAGCATGGAATATGACTAGAATGCTTCAACATGTTGTATCAGAAGGAACAGCAACTAGTGGAGCTTTTAATGGAGAGCTAGCAGGAAAAACGGGAACTACCTCATATAAAGCGGTGAATGGAGCTAGTAAGGATGCTTGGTTTGTAGGGTATACAGAGAACATCGTGGGTGCGCTTTGGATGGGATACGATAAAACAGATGAACATCATTACTTAAAGCATGGGAGCTCTTATCCTACAAAGCTCTTTAAGGACATTTTATCAACGGCAAAAGTGGATCAAAATGTAGCATTTGTCAAACCGGAGGAGGCGAATGAGCTAGAGGCACCAATCCGAATGCAAGCAATTGATAGAGTGGATGCAAAATATACCTTTAAGCCTCTCGGACTAATTACACTAACATTAAATTGGGATGTACAAGACGATAAGAGAATAGAATACAGAGTGTATGAAGACTCTGAAGAAGGACAAAAGCTGGTAGGCTCTGTTACTGGTGAAGGGATGTACGAAATTCCTTACTTCAATGTATTTTCTGACCGTTCCTATTACGTTGCTCCTTATAACACGCAGACAAATGAGGAGGGAGAATGGATAAAATCTGTGAAACCAACCCTTTTTAGCTCTAACAATTAG
- a CDS encoding glycoside hydrolase family 30 protein yields the protein MQVIQTAQNKEERFAKKEQTFQKSEMNHNASLTIDQTKVYQTVMGFGGAFTEAAAYTLSHLSEEDRLKVIESYFDQEKGLGYSLGRTHIHSCDFSLENYTYVEEGDKELKTFSIEREHKWVLPLIKDAVKVRGDELTILSSPWSPPAWMKTNNDMNHGGKLKEEYREAWATYYAKYIKAMEEQGIPIWGVSVQNEPEATQVWDSCRYTAEEERDFVKHYLGPILEKEGLGEKEIVIWDHNRDVAYERAKVILSDKEAAKYIWGTGLHWYVSEEFENLSKIHRDFPDKHLLFTEGCIEGGVQLGAWHTGERYARNILGDLNNWLEGWIDWNIVLNEQGGPNHVGNFCDAPIIVDTKTGEVHYNSSYYYIGHFSKYIKPGAVRVHHQLSTESIQAVAFRNKDATLAIVLLNETDKEENMTVEVNGMQSSVHLPEHSITTLVI from the coding sequence ATGCAAGTGATTCAAACAGCACAAAATAAAGAGGAGCGTTTTGCTAAGAAGGAGCAAACTTTTCAAAAAAGTGAAATGAACCATAATGCTTCCTTAACAATTGATCAAACAAAAGTCTATCAAACGGTAATGGGGTTCGGTGGTGCATTTACCGAAGCGGCTGCTTACACACTATCACATTTATCTGAGGAAGATCGATTAAAAGTGATTGAGAGTTATTTTGACCAAGAAAAGGGACTAGGGTATTCTCTTGGAAGAACGCATATTCATAGCTGTGATTTTTCTTTAGAAAATTATACGTATGTAGAGGAAGGCGATAAGGAACTAAAAACCTTCTCTATTGAACGTGAACATAAATGGGTCCTTCCATTAATAAAGGATGCTGTAAAGGTTAGAGGAGATGAGTTAACGATTCTCTCATCTCCATGGAGCCCACCTGCTTGGATGAAAACGAATAACGATATGAATCATGGTGGTAAATTAAAGGAAGAATATCGTGAAGCATGGGCAACGTATTATGCAAAATATATAAAAGCAATGGAAGAACAGGGGATTCCGATTTGGGGAGTATCTGTACAAAACGAGCCAGAAGCAACACAGGTTTGGGATTCCTGTCGTTATACAGCAGAAGAAGAGAGGGACTTTGTTAAACATTATTTAGGTCCTATTTTAGAAAAAGAAGGACTTGGTGAAAAAGAAATCGTCATATGGGATCACAATCGTGACGTAGCCTATGAACGTGCAAAAGTCATTCTTTCAGATAAAGAAGCAGCAAAGTACATTTGGGGTACAGGCTTGCATTGGTATGTATCTGAGGAGTTTGAGAATCTATCAAAAATTCATAGAGATTTTCCAGATAAGCACCTATTATTTACCGAAGGCTGTATTGAAGGTGGCGTACAACTAGGTGCCTGGCACACAGGAGAAAGATATGCACGCAATATCCTAGGAGATTTAAATAATTGGTTAGAAGGCTGGATTGATTGGAATATTGTGCTGAATGAACAAGGTGGTCCAAATCATGTAGGAAACTTCTGTGATGCCCCTATTATTGTCGATACGAAAACGGGTGAAGTTCACTATAATAGTTCATATTATTATATTGGTCATTTTAGTAAATATATTAAACCAGGGGCTGTGCGTGTACATCACCAGCTTTCAACTGAATCAATTCAAGCTGTGGCATTCAGAAATAAAGATGCTACATTGGCAATCGTCCTTTTGAATGAAACGGATAAGGAAGAAAACATGACGGTTGAAGTGAATGGAATGCAGAGCAGTGTGCATCTTCCAGAGCATTCAATTACGACATTAGTTATATAA
- the hemE gene encoding uroporphyrinogen decarboxylase encodes MAEKKINDTFLKACRGEKTDYVPVWYMRQAGRSQPEYRAIKEKYSLFEITHQPELCAYVTRLPVEQYGVDAAILYKDIMTPLPAIGVDVEIKSGIGPVIDKPIQSLSDVEKLGEIDPESDVPYVLDTIKLLTQEQLEVPLIGFTGAPFTLASYMIEGGPSKNYNKTKAFMYSEPKAWFALMDKLADMAIVYVKAQIKAGAKAIQVFDSWVGALNVADYRYYIKPTMERIFSELKEDNVPLIMFGVGASHLAKEWHDLSLDVVGLDWRLPIEEARAMGLTKTLQGNLDPAILLSPWEVIEERAKAILDQGINQGGGYIFNLGHGVFPQVNPESLKQLTAFVHDYSRKVKS; translated from the coding sequence ATGGCGGAGAAAAAAATCAATGACACGTTTTTAAAAGCGTGTAGAGGAGAAAAAACGGACTATGTACCTGTATGGTACATGAGGCAGGCTGGAAGATCACAACCTGAGTATCGTGCAATAAAAGAAAAATACAGTCTTTTTGAAATTACTCATCAGCCAGAGCTGTGCGCTTATGTTACTCGATTACCTGTTGAGCAATATGGAGTAGACGCTGCCATTCTGTATAAAGATATCATGACACCCCTTCCTGCAATTGGAGTAGATGTAGAGATCAAGTCAGGAATTGGCCCTGTAATTGATAAACCAATTCAATCTTTAAGTGATGTTGAAAAACTAGGGGAGATTGATCCTGAGAGTGATGTCCCATATGTATTAGACACAATTAAGCTACTAACTCAAGAGCAATTAGAGGTTCCTCTTATTGGCTTTACTGGAGCTCCTTTTACATTAGCTAGCTACATGATTGAAGGCGGTCCTTCAAAAAACTATAACAAAACGAAAGCATTTATGTATTCTGAACCAAAAGCCTGGTTTGCGCTTATGGATAAATTAGCAGATATGGCTATTGTCTACGTAAAAGCACAAATCAAAGCTGGTGCTAAAGCAATTCAAGTATTTGATTCTTGGGTAGGTGCTTTAAACGTAGCGGATTATCGTTATTATATTAAGCCAACGATGGAACGAATCTTCTCTGAACTAAAAGAAGACAATGTTCCTTTAATCATGTTCGGTGTTGGTGCTAGTCACCTTGCTAAAGAATGGCATGATCTATCACTAGACGTAGTTGGTCTTGACTGGAGACTTCCAATTGAAGAAGCTCGTGCAATGGGCTTAACCAAAACTCTGCAAGGAAATCTAGACCCAGCTATCTTATTATCGCCATGGGAAGTGATTGAAGAAAGAGCAAAAGCAATTCTAGATCAAGGAATCAACCAGGGCGGTGGCTATATCTTTAATTTAGGACATGGTGTATTCCCACAAGTAAATCCTGAATCATTAAAACAATTAACAGCATTTGTTCATGACTATTCTAGAAAAGTGAAAAGTTGA
- the hemH gene encoding ferrochelatase — MSKKKMGLLVMAYGTPYKEEDIEPYYTHIRHGRKPAPEMLQDLKDRYEAIGGISPLAKITLDQAKSLEKHLNESQDEIEFKMYLGLKHIEPFVEDAVKQMHEDGITEAVSIVLAPHFSTFSVKSYNGRAKEEAEKLGGLTITSVESWYQEPKFIDYWATQLKDTYAKMTDEEKQAAVLVVSAHSLPEKIIANGDPYPNQLKETADLIAEAAGIKNYVTGWQSAGNTPEPWLGPDVQDLTRDLFEEGYRTFVYIPVGFVADHLEVLYDNDYECKVITDELGASYFRPEMPNAKPEFIDTLATVVMKHLNGENQ; from the coding sequence GTGAGCAAGAAAAAAATGGGCCTATTAGTTATGGCTTATGGTACGCCATATAAAGAAGAAGATATTGAACCTTACTACACACATATCCGTCACGGTCGGAAACCAGCTCCTGAAATGCTTCAAGACCTAAAGGATCGCTATGAAGCAATCGGAGGAATTTCACCATTAGCGAAAATCACGCTAGATCAGGCAAAGAGCTTAGAAAAGCATCTTAATGAAAGTCAAGATGAAATCGAATTTAAAATGTACCTAGGATTAAAGCACATTGAACCTTTTGTTGAAGATGCAGTGAAACAAATGCATGAAGACGGCATCACGGAGGCAGTAAGTATTGTACTAGCTCCTCATTTCTCAACATTCAGTGTGAAATCCTATAATGGACGTGCAAAAGAAGAAGCAGAGAAGCTTGGAGGCTTAACAATTACTTCTGTAGAAAGCTGGTACCAAGAGCCTAAATTTATTGATTATTGGGCAACTCAACTAAAAGATACTTATGCGAAAATGACAGACGAAGAGAAACAGGCAGCTGTCCTCGTCGTATCAGCTCATAGTCTACCAGAAAAAATCATCGCAAATGGTGATCCATATCCTAATCAATTAAAAGAAACAGCTGACTTAATCGCAGAAGCGGCAGGCATCAAAAACTATGTAACAGGCTGGCAAAGTGCAGGAAACACGCCAGAGCCATGGTTAGGACCTGATGTACAAGACTTAACAAGAGACTTGTTTGAAGAAGGCTACCGTACGTTCGTCTACATCCCAGTAGGCTTCGTAGCCGACCACTTAGAGGTACTCTATGATAACGACTACGAATGCAAAGTCATTACAGACGAACTAGGCGCAAGCTACTTCCGCCCAGAGATGCCAAATGCAAAGCCTGAGTTCATCGATACTCTTGCAACAGTTGTCATGAAGCATCTAAATGGCGAAAATCAATAA